CTAAATTTGAACGCAAGCATATCCGCTATAAAGAAGCCTTGAGTAAAGTGTTAACCTTTGAGGAGCACAACAAAAAAGCGGTCCATTAACGACCGCTGAAAAGATTCTTCTCCAACCGTATTTCATCGCTGATAGGAATCCCATTAGCAGCTATAAGAGGGATGGAAGGCTTTCGTCTTCTCGCCTCTCTTACAGCATCTGGGGAAACCTGGGTGATTCGGTAGCCTCTTTTTTGATAGAAAGCCAACGCACGGATGTTGTCATTAGTTGTCGTCAGCTGTACAAGCTCTACTCCGCGAACCTCTGCTTCCGATTCTACAAGCCTCAAAAGCTCGCTTCCAATGCCTGATCCTTCCTGAAGACTATCGAGGGACACGATCTCCAAGCTGCCGCGAGTCTCCTTGAATGTCACCAGCCCGATCAGGTCCTCGTTTATAGTTTGACAGGAAAACCCTTCCAACTCGCGAAGCTGATAAGTCTCCTGAGCCGTAAGCATCTCCAGGCTTCCCCATTGCTCTATAAAAAAAGCATTGAGTTTTTCTTCAGATACGTGTGAAATGGGCAGGTAGTTCAATTTCCGTCCCCTCCTATATAAACGACCAATTTTCCGGCTTTACTGGATTTGAGAAAACCCGTTTGGCTGCTTCGACCCGCTCCCCGGAAGCCTCAGCTTTACCTAGGAACAGCAGCTCCTCTAACGTGACACATCCCATGAAAAGAGAAGAAAGTTCGGCTACATCGAGTTTTATAGATGCATCAGCTTCGTATCCTTCAACGAATTGGGTGCCTGAACCGGAGAAGTGCACGGCGTAATCCGATGGTTTCTCATCCATAAACGAATCAGAGACTTCAAAGGCGATGGTTAAATCGTCTGTGCTGAATGAATAATCTTTCAAGTAGTTCAGAAACAAAGGAAAGTCGACAATGCGGTACATGACTCCTGTTCCTCTGCGGTGGGTTTCATGGTAAATGTTAAAGATCAGGTCATGGTTCGTACGGCGGGGATCATCCAGTAAAAATGCAAACGTGTCATGAAAAGTCGGAAAGACAATATTTTTTACCTGGTCCTTCTGGTTATGAAGGAAATTAATCAACGCTTGAAAGGCTTCTGTTGAGTTGGCACACCAGTTGGTCACATGAAGGTTGTGCTGCAGGAAAGAGTCTCCATGCGCCTGCTTCATTTGAAAACTCATGTATCCTTCTAGTTCGCCAGCTAAATAAACACCGATGGTCTCGGTATCCTCCATTTTAAGAAACCGAAATTCATAGTCCTGCTTATGGCAGGCGCCGTGTGTGCTTTCTGCCCATCTTTTATAGCAGTCTTTGACTCGGGGGAGGTCTTTGTCAGATAATGCTGCTGCTCGTTCAGCATCCTTGAAGAAAGGAAGCTGTGCAGGAGCGAAGTGAAAGACATTCAGCTGTGGACCGAATCCAAACCCCATTCGTCGGTAAAAGTCTGGTTTGAAAGGGTAGAGGTGAGTGAGTGGGCAGTTTTTATCAACCGCCTCTTTTAGAAAATGCTGAAGCAGCTGCTTCGCAAGTCCTTGTTTTTTATAGGGGAGGTCGACGGCTACGGTTCCGATGCCGAGCGTCGGAATTGTCCGGCCATAAACGTTCATCGGGAGGGAGTAATGGATGCTCCCCCGGCCAGTTTGTTTTCGTCATAAATCCCAAAGTGTGCAACGTTTGGTTCTTTGTCCATTGTTTGGCGGTGCTCCGTGTAGCGCTTTTTCGCTTCTTTTGATGTCAGTTTCATGCCGGGATAGCAATGGCTCGATATTTCGGTAAAAGGTTCAAATGCGTTCATTCTTCGTATTTGCATTCAATCATCTCCTCTTCAGGCATCTGCTATTTTATTGTAGTCAAACGAAGGAAGAATAGAAACCGATTTTATTCAAGAGGATGGAAAGGAAGGATAAGAATTCAAGCTTTAAGGGGATCGGTTTTGTTGTAAATAAATTGAAATTTCTGAATGCATCTCGTCTCTTTACATAATCTATGGTATGCTGAGGAATATTTAAAAGGAAGTTTGAAAGGAGATGAGAAGGATATGGCAAGAGAAAAGTGGGGCTCCAAGCTTGGATTTATGCTGGCTGCAATGGGGTCTGCTGTCGGACTGGGCAATATTTGGCGTTTCTCTTTCGTAGCGGGCAACAATGGAGGAGGCGCCTTTTTACTCTTATATTTACTATGTGTCATTATTATCGGAGTACCCCTATTATTAACGGAAGTAAGTATCGGACGCAAGGCAGAAAGCGACGTCGTCGGCTCATTTAAAAAACTCTCGCCTGGAACGCCATGGTTTTTAACCGGTTTTTTTGGCGTATTGAGTGCTTTTCTAATTTTAAGTTTTTATGCGGTAGTCGCCGGCTGGTCGATTTATTATTTCTGGGAATATGTGAGCGGCCAGTTTTTCGTAGAACCAGCGGAAGGGTATGCCGGGGCATTTGGAGGATTTACGGCTCATGCGTGGCATCCGCTTTTATGGACAGCGCTTTTTATGATTTTGACGATTGTCATTGTCTACAGTGGAGTGAAAAAAGGAATTGAGGCTGCGAATAAAATATTTATGCCGCTTCTTGCTATCATATTAATTATACTGGCATTTTACAGCATATCTTTGGAAGGTGCTGTAGAAGGTGTGCGATTTTTATTTCAACCGAATTGGGAGGCGCTTAAAGAGCCGTCGATCTATATTGCGGCCCTCGGCCAGGCCTTTTTCTCCTTAAGCTTAGGAATGGGGGCTATGCTCACGTACGGAAGCTATTTGACGAAAGAGAATAAACTGCCGAGCGCTGCGCTTGGGATCGGGCTTATGGATACCTTCTTTGCGGTTATTTCCGGTCTTGTCATCTTTCCGGCCGTCTTTGCCTTTGGAATTGATCCGAGTTCAGGGCCGCCGCTTGTTTTTATTACTTTGCCGAGTATTTTTGAGCAAATGCCGATGGGCGGCATCATTGGCATCGTATTCTTTTTTGCTCTTATTCTGGCAGCCTTATCGTCTTCTGTATCGATTCTCGAAGTTCCCACGGCCTACTTTATGCGGGTTTTCCATTGGTCACGCCGGTTTACGAGTATATTGATGGGAACGATTATGTTTGCACTTGGGATTACCGTATCGCTGGGATTTGGCATGTGGGCAGATGTGACACCGATTGGGGAGCGGAATATTCTGGATTCCATGGACTATGTCGCTTCTAATATTCTGCTTCCGCTTGGCGGTCTAGCTATGGCGCTTTTTGCCGGCTGGTATTTCAAGAAATCAGAAGCACTTGAGGCAACTGATTTAACTCACTCAGCGATTATAGGAAATATTTGGTACACGATCGTGAAATTTTTGGCACCAATCATCATTGTGCTCATCTTTTTAAATAAGCTGGGAGTCATTTAATTAGATTACGAGTGAATGTTTTGTCCTTTAAGACGGTTCTCACAGGTGGCGACAAAAGCTTGTCAGCCCATCGAACATCCGAATGATGGTGAATTCTGATTAGATTTCACCATCGTTCGGAATTTTTTATGTGGAGGAACACATTTGTCTGGTCAGGTGGAAATATGGATGCTACAGCAGATGTTTTTTTAATCATTTTATGAACATTCACGTAAAGAAAAGACAACTTTTAGCAGAACGTGTTAAACTACGACAGAAGCATAAGTTTAGTAAAAGGAGTTTCTTCAATGGCGATTTCGAATAAAACTGTACTTATGACAATGTCGAATGAAATACAGGAAGCCATGCTGAATCAAAGCGATGAGCAGAAAGTGCGGGAGCACGTCCGCTCCATCCGTCTGCTTGCCGATTTACTGCTGGAGCATGAACGGAGTGAGGCAGGTATTCCGGCAGCTTCATCAAAAGAGAATGGATCCTACCAGGAGCCTACGGCTGAGGAAATTCGTAAGATGATGGGGACAGACAAAGCAGAAGAGAAGTCATCCAAACCGGACCAATTGGATGAAGATGATGCCAATGGCTCATCCATCTTTGATTTTTAACAGAGGAGGAAAACGATGAAGATCTTATTAATTATAGCCGCTCTGAATGGTTTGCTAGCCGTGGCACTCGGCGCCTTTGGGGCTCATGGTCTTGAAGGGAAGATTTCTGAAAAAAATCTCGACACGTGGGGCAAAGCGGTCGACTATCAAATGTTTCATACAATGGCCCTGTTTGCGACTGCTCTATTAATGGGTAAAATTCAATCCGGTCTCATGACTGGAGCAGGGTGGGCATTTATCATCGGCATCCTTTTGTTTTCCGGAAGCTTGTACATTTACGCACCTACAGGTATCAAAACCTTTGCCATGATCACGCCTCTTGGAGGCGTAGCTTTTCTCGTGGGCTGGATTTTGCTCGGCTATGCCATTATTAAATTTCTATAAATAAAAGAAAACTGGCTTTGAGACTTAATCTCGAAGCCAGTTTTTTTCGTTATACTAAAAGTAGAGAATCGTTGTAAACAACAGGATAAGCAGGGCGCGCAGCAGTTGAATAATAAAGAATGCTTTTTGCTGTTTTTTTAGTTCGATCAGGGCTTCAAATAGAAAGCTCGCGGCTAATACATAGAACATAAGTAGAATAATCCACTGATTTTGGAGCTGGAACAAGCCGATGATGGCAAGAATGACAGCTACTAAAAGAGTACCTAATTGGGCATGCTGGTAGTTCTCATAAGGATGTCTCATAGGTTCACCCTTTTCTATTTAATAATAAAAGTACAAAAACCCGCTGGTGAAGGAGCGGGTTTCCAGTGCAAGGATTTGGTTAGCGCGGGGAGTATTGAGCCATTCCAGGATTGTTTCCATATGGATAGTTGTATTCAATTTCCTCATCGAATGTAATGTAATCTAAGTAAACCATAAGCAGCAGGTAACGTCTTCCGGTCTCAGGATCACTGAGGATGATATGGTCACGACCGGCTGCTTCGATCTGGCCTTTAAATACTTTATCCGTCCATTTTTCGCTGCCTTCGAAGGTCATGTACACGGTTGCTACTTTTCCTTGGTTGAGACGGAGGATGTTTTCCACATAGGACTGCTCTGATGGAAGCATGCCTGAAGGGTTAACTCCAGTAGATTGTCCGCCTACCATTTGACCTTGCTGGTAAGGGTTCCCTTGTGGGGCAGATGGATAGTACTGGAGATAAGGATTAGACGGATAGTACGGATTTGGATTTTGGCCATACATCCCTTGACCAGACGGCTGTTTCTGTTGTGCCAATTGAATCACTCCTCATTCAAATTAATAGACT
This Halobacillus salinarum DNA region includes the following protein-coding sequences:
- a CDS encoding GNAT family N-acetyltransferase; the encoded protein is MNYLPISHVSEEKLNAFFIEQWGSLEMLTAQETYQLRELEGFSCQTINEDLIGLVTFKETRGSLEIVSLDSLQEGSGIGSELLRLVESEAEVRGVELVQLTTTNDNIRALAFYQKRGYRITQVSPDAVREARRRKPSIPLIAANGIPISDEIRLEKNLFSGR
- a CDS encoding GNAT family N-acetyltransferase, which gives rise to MNVYGRTIPTLGIGTVAVDLPYKKQGLAKQLLQHFLKEAVDKNCPLTHLYPFKPDFYRRMGFGFGPQLNVFHFAPAQLPFFKDAERAAALSDKDLPRVKDCYKRWAESTHGACHKQDYEFRFLKMEDTETIGVYLAGELEGYMSFQMKQAHGDSFLQHNLHVTNWCANSTEAFQALINFLHNQKDQVKNIVFPTFHDTFAFLLDDPRRTNHDLIFNIYHETHRRGTGVMYRIVDFPLFLNYLKDYSFSTDDLTIAFEVSDSFMDEKPSDYAVHFSGSGTQFVEGYEADASIKLDVAELSSLFMGCVTLEELLFLGKAEASGERVEAAKRVFSNPVKPENWSFI
- a CDS encoding sodium-dependent transporter: MAREKWGSKLGFMLAAMGSAVGLGNIWRFSFVAGNNGGGAFLLLYLLCVIIIGVPLLLTEVSIGRKAESDVVGSFKKLSPGTPWFLTGFFGVLSAFLILSFYAVVAGWSIYYFWEYVSGQFFVEPAEGYAGAFGGFTAHAWHPLLWTALFMILTIVIVYSGVKKGIEAANKIFMPLLAIILIILAFYSISLEGAVEGVRFLFQPNWEALKEPSIYIAALGQAFFSLSLGMGAMLTYGSYLTKENKLPSAALGIGLMDTFFAVISGLVIFPAVFAFGIDPSSGPPLVFITLPSIFEQMPMGGIIGIVFFFALILAALSSSVSILEVPTAYFMRVFHWSRRFTSILMGTIMFALGITVSLGFGMWADVTPIGERNILDSMDYVASNILLPLGGLAMALFAGWYFKKSEALEATDLTHSAIIGNIWYTIVKFLAPIIIVLIFLNKLGVI
- a CDS encoding YwdI family protein, with amino-acid sequence MAISNKTVLMTMSNEIQEAMLNQSDEQKVREHVRSIRLLADLLLEHERSEAGIPAASSKENGSYQEPTAEEIRKMMGTDKAEEKSSKPDQLDEDDANGSSIFDF
- a CDS encoding DUF423 domain-containing protein, giving the protein MKILLIIAALNGLLAVALGAFGAHGLEGKISEKNLDTWGKAVDYQMFHTMALFATALLMGKIQSGLMTGAGWAFIIGILLFSGSLYIYAPTGIKTFAMITPLGGVAFLVGWILLGYAIIKFL
- the gerQ gene encoding spore coat protein GerQ, producing the protein MAQQKQPSGQGMYGQNPNPYYPSNPYLQYYPSAPQGNPYQQGQMVGGQSTGVNPSGMLPSEQSYVENILRLNQGKVATVYMTFEGSEKWTDKVFKGQIEAAGRDHIILSDPETGRRYLLLMVYLDYITFDEEIEYNYPYGNNPGMAQYSPR